A genome region from Astyanax mexicanus isolate ESR-SI-001 chromosome 19, AstMex3_surface, whole genome shotgun sequence includes the following:
- the plcd3a gene encoding 1-phosphatidylinositol 4,5-bisphosphate phosphodiesterase delta-3-A encodes MLGRKKKQSEEKVHESKILDPLRRLGVLDDEDVRVMMQGSNIVKVRSQRWQKHRGFKLLEDCVTVWCESSKTSHKAKRRQSFCVTEVECVREGCQSECLRQLAGSVPENQCFTVVFRGGRKSLDLRCSSHEEAQCWVRGIRTLKDRVANMSQKDKLDHWIRSYLRRADLNQDGKMSYDEIQHLLQMINIDLNEQYARSLFKKCDRSCDGRLDHVEIEEFCRELLRRPELDAVFRHYSSNGCVLSTMELRDFLGDQGEDASLGHAQKLILTYELNDWAQKNLFMTQNGFTMYMLSRENDIFNPDHTRVHQDMTRPLAHYYISSSHNTYLTKDQVTSDSSTEPYIRALNQGCRCVELDCWDGDKGEPMIYHGHTLTSKVLFKEVIETIAQYAFKVSPYPLILSLENHCSVEQQAVMAQHLRSILGPKLLTKPLSDQPLTQLPSPEELKGRILVKGKKLSAGQIGKTNSFGPLGTTSSSASFSSSSDDETGGGTKSPNKKDPGKPLSSSKISPELSDLVVYCSSVSFSGFDAANQKPPSEMSSFSENEALKHIKDSGKLFVRYNSRQLSRIYPSGQRLQSSNYDPQDMWNGGCQMVALNFQTPGEQMDLNRGRFLPNGGCGYVLKPDFLCQPELNFNPENTGGGPGHIPTQLTIRVITAQQLPKINTDKPNSIVDPLVWVEIHGVAIDKARSKTQRINNNGFNPRWDCTLSFQLQVPELALVRFVVEDHDHKSKNDFVGQFTIPFTSLRIGYRHVHLLKADGSSLSPATLFIHVKVTRRGVPIKTVSGRMGKV; translated from the exons GCGTGCTGGATGATGAAGACGTGCGTGTGATGATGCAGGGATCCAACATAGTGAAGGTCCGCTCTCAGCGCTGGCAGAAACACCGGGGCTTCAAACTTTTGGAGGACTGTGTGACTGTGTGGTGTGAGTCCAGCAAGACCTCCCACAAAGCCAAGAGACGCCAGAGCT TTTGTGTGACGGAGGTGGAGTGTGTGCGGGAAGGCTGTCAGTCAGAGTGTTTGCGGCAGCTGGCCGGCTCTGTCCCAGAAAACCAGTGTTTCACTGTGGTGTTCCGCGGAGGGAGGAAGAGTCTGGACCTGCGCTGTTCATCACATGAGGAGGCGCAGTGCTGGGTCCGCGGCATTCGCACACTCAAAGACCGTGTGGCCAACATGAGCCAGAAAGACAAACTTGACCA TTGGATCAGAAGCTATCTGAGACGAGCTGATCTGAACCAGGACGGGAAAATGAGTTACGACGAGATCCAGCACCTGCTCCAGATGATCAACATCGACCTGAATGAACAGTATGCACGCTCCCTCTTTAAG AAGTGTGACCGGTCATGTGACGGACGCCTGGACCATGTGGAGATAGAGGAGTTTTGTCGGGAGCTGCTGCGAAGGCCAGAGCTGGATGCTGTGTTCCGGCACTACTCCAGTAACGGCTGTGTGCTCTCCACCATGGAGCTGAGGGACTTCCTGGGCGACCAGGGCGAAGACGCCTCACTGGGCCACGCCCAGAAACTCATTCTCACCTATGAGCTAAATGACTGGG CCCAGAAGAACCTGTTCATGACTCAGAACGGCTTCACTATGTACATGCTGTCTCGAGAGAACGACATATTCAACCCGGATCACACCCGAGTGCATCAGGACATGACCCGTCCACTCGCCCATTACTACATCTCCTCGTCTCACAacacctacctcactaaagaCCAGGTCACCAGCGACAGCAGCACTGAGCCTTACATCAG GGCTCTGAATCAGGGCTGCCGGTGTGTGGAGCTGGACTGCTGGGATGGTGATAAGGGAGAACCTATGATCTACCATGGACACACACTCACCTCGAAAGTCCTCTTCAAGGAGGTGATCGAGACCATCGCTCAGTATGCCTTCAAA gtgtcTCCGTATCCTCTGATCCTGTCTCTGGAGAATCACTGTAGTGTAGAGCAGCAGGCGGTCATGGCGCAGCACCTTCGCTCCATCCTGGGCCCCAAACTCCTCACCAAACCTCTCAGTGACCAGCCACTCACACAGCTGCCTTCACCTGAG GAGCTGAAAGGGAGGATACTGGTGAAGGGGAAGAAGCTGAGCGCTGGTCAAATAGGAAAGACTAACAGCTTTGGTCCACTGGGAACAACAAGCAGCTCTGCCAGCTTCTCCTCCAGCTCAGATGACGAGACAGGTGGTGGGACCAAGAGCCCCAACAAAAAGGATCCTGGGAAA CCATTAAGCTCATCTAAGATAAGCCCGGAGCTGTcagatctggtggtgtactgcaGCAGTGTGTCGTTCAGTGGGTTTGatgcagccaatcagaagccCCCCAGTGAGATGTCCTCCTTCTCTGAGAATGAAGCTCTTAAACACATCAAAGACTCAG GAAAGCTCTTTGTGAGATACAACAGTAGACAGCTGAGCCGGATTTACCCATCAGGCCAGAGGCTACAGTCATCCAACTACGACCCACAGGACATGTGGAACGGAGGCTGTCAGATGG ttgcGCTGAACTTTCAGACACCAGGCGAGCAGATGGATCTAAACCGTGGCCGCTTCTTGCCCAACGGTGGCTGTGGGTACGTGCTGAAACCAGACTTTCTGTGCCAGCCGGAACTGAACTTCAACCCAGAGAACACAGGCGGAGGACCCGGACACATACCCACTCAACTCACCATACGG GTGATCACTGCTCAGCAGTTACCCAAGATAAACACAGACAAGCCCAACTCCATTGTGGACCCTCTTGTATGGGTGGAGATTCATGGAGTGGCGATCGATAAAGCTCGTTCCAAAACCCAGCGCATCAACAACAACG GTTTTAACCCACGCTGGGACTGCACACTAAGCTTCCAGCTGCAGGTTCCTGAGCTGGCGCTGGTGCGCTTTGTGGTGGAGGATCACGACCACAAGAGCAAGAACGACTTTGTCGGACAGTTCACCATACCTTTCACCAGCCTGCGCATAG GTTACCGGCATGTGCACTTGCTGAAAGCGGACGGCTCCAGCCTCTCTCCGGCCACGCTCTTCATCCACGTGAAGGTGACAAGAAGAGGAGTACCCATCAAAACAGTCTCAGGACGTATGGGCAAAGTCTGA